One genomic window of bacterium includes the following:
- a CDS encoding MerR family transcriptional regulator: MDDLNAEIGYRGATACAAAGISYRQLDYWARTGLVEPSVRIATGSGSSRLYGFRDILVLKIVKRLLDAGVSLQNIRTAVNHLRERGVRELEAITLMSDGASIYECISPDQIIDLLAGGQGVFGIAVGKVWSEVEGSLATLQGEINGKAVVSDASLDSDELAERRKRKGA, encoded by the coding sequence ATGGACGACCTGAACGCAGAGATCGGATATCGCGGCGCAACAGCTTGTGCTGCAGCCGGTATTTCTTATCGTCAATTAGATTACTGGGCAAGAACGGGTTTGGTAGAACCTAGCGTTCGCATAGCTACGGGATCTGGTTCGTCGAGACTTTATGGTTTTCGCGACATTTTGGTTTTAAAAATTGTTAAGCGCCTTCTCGATGCAGGCGTATCGCTTCAAAATATTCGTACAGCTGTCAACCATTTGCGCGAACGGGGAGTTCGCGAGCTAGAAGCGATCACTCTTATGAGTGACGGTGCTTCAATTTATGAATGCATAAGTCCTGACCAAATAATTGACTTGCTGGCTGGGGGCCAAGGAGTCTTCGGTATTGCAGTCGGTAAAGTCTGGAGTGAAGTTGAAGGCTCACTGGCAACGTTACAAGGCGAGATCAATGGCAAAGCTGTTGTCAGTGATGCCAGCCTCGACAGTGATGAACTCGCAGAACGTAGAAAGCGCAAAGGCGCTTAA